A genomic window from Chthoniobacterales bacterium includes:
- a CDS encoding TMEM175 family protein has translation MTSHRLEAFSDGVLAIIITIMVLELKIPHVTTLPELEPLLPVFLSYLLSFIYVGIYWNNHHHLFQSTEKVTGPILWANLHLLFWLSLFPFSTGWMGENHLAPTPVSVYGFVLLMAAVAYNILQRLIIREQGRHSLLADAVGHDWKGKLSPVLYFAGLIFAFFNVWISIALYIGVAALWFIPDRRIEEKLAEVEDKPESS, from the coding sequence ATGACCAGCCACCGGCTCGAAGCCTTCAGCGACGGCGTTCTCGCCATCATCATCACCATCATGGTGCTGGAACTGAAAATTCCCCACGTCACCACGCTGCCCGAGTTGGAGCCGCTTCTGCCCGTCTTCCTGAGCTACCTCCTCAGCTTCATCTACGTCGGCATCTACTGGAACAACCACCACCACCTCTTCCAATCCACCGAGAAAGTCACCGGGCCCATCCTTTGGGCCAACCTCCACCTCCTTTTCTGGCTCTCGCTTTTCCCCTTTTCCACCGGTTGGATGGGCGAAAACCACCTCGCTCCCACCCCCGTCTCCGTCTATGGCTTCGTCCTCCTCATGGCCGCCGTCGCCTACAACATCCTGCAACGGCTCATCATCCGCGAGCAGGGCCGCCACTCGCTGTTAGCCGACGCCGTGGGCCACGACTGGAAGGGAAAACTCTCCCCGGTTCTCTATTTCGCGGGCCTCATTTTCGCCTTCTTCAACGTCTGGATCTCCATCGCACTCTACATTGGAGTCGCCGCTCTTTGGTTCATCCCGGACCGACGGATCGAGGAAAAACTGGCCGAAGTCGAAGACAAGCCTGAGTCGAGTTAG
- a CDS encoding pyridoxal phosphate-dependent aminotransferase, translated as MQLATRATSLSPSITLSIDSKAKAMRAEGIDVCGFAAGEPDFDTPDHIKAAAIEALQSGFTKYTPSSGTPELRQAIADKFLADNKLEYKPSQIIVSNGAKHSCYNAILATCQPGDEVIIPSPYWLSYPEMVRLAGAEPVFVQTREENGWKMTAEEFENAMTPRTKMVIINSPGNPTGSIYTREELKGIIEVAAEEDIFILSDEIYEKLVYDDTEFVSTASVTPEAKDLTITINGFSKAYSMTGWRLGYLAAPEAIAKAIDSIQSHSTSNPCSFAQKGALAALKGDQQSLIDMRDEFDIRRNYMYSRISAINRVTAVKPLGAFYVLANISKLGLSSQNFSDRLLSKKSVAVVPGLAFGDDRTIRLSYATSLDIIKKGLDRFEEFCSTL; from the coding sequence ATGCAACTAGCCACCCGCGCCACCAGCCTCAGCCCTTCCATCACGCTCTCCATCGACAGCAAAGCCAAGGCCATGCGCGCCGAGGGCATCGACGTTTGCGGTTTCGCCGCTGGTGAACCCGACTTCGACACCCCCGACCACATCAAGGCCGCCGCCATCGAAGCCCTGCAATCCGGTTTCACCAAATACACCCCGAGCTCGGGCACTCCCGAACTGCGTCAGGCCATCGCCGACAAGTTCCTCGCCGACAACAAGCTCGAATACAAGCCGAGCCAGATCATCGTCAGCAACGGTGCGAAACATAGCTGCTACAACGCCATTCTCGCCACCTGCCAGCCCGGCGACGAAGTCATCATTCCATCGCCCTACTGGCTTTCCTATCCCGAAATGGTCCGCCTCGCCGGAGCCGAGCCCGTCTTCGTTCAAACGCGTGAAGAAAACGGCTGGAAAATGACTGCCGAGGAATTTGAAAATGCGATGACCCCGCGCACGAAGATGGTCATCATCAACAGCCCCGGCAACCCCACCGGTTCCATCTACACCCGCGAGGAACTCAAAGGCATCATCGAAGTCGCTGCCGAGGAAGACATCTTCATCCTCTCCGACGAGATCTACGAGAAGCTCGTCTATGACGACACCGAATTTGTCAGCACCGCGAGCGTCACTCCTGAGGCGAAAGACCTTACCATCACCATCAACGGTTTCTCCAAGGCCTACTCCATGACCGGCTGGAGACTTGGCTACCTCGCTGCTCCTGAGGCCATCGCGAAGGCTATCGATTCAATTCAAAGTCACAGCACTTCCAACCCATGCTCGTTCGCCCAGAAAGGCGCGCTCGCCGCACTCAAGGGCGACCAGCAATCGCTCATCGACATGCGCGACGAGTTCGACATCCGCCGCAACTACATGTACAGCCGCATCAGCGCGATTAACCGCGTCACCGCCGTCAAGCCACTGGGCGCTTTCTACGTGCTCGCCAACATCAGCAAGCTTGGCCTCAGCTCCCAGAATTTCTCCGACCGCCTCCTCAGCAAAAAGAGCGTCGCCGTCGTTCCTGGTCTCGCATTTGGCGACGACCGCACCATCCGCCTCAGCTACGCCACCAGCCTCGACATCATCAAAAAGGGCCTGGACCGGTTCGAGGAATTCTGCTCCACGCTCTAA
- a CDS encoding nucleoside-diphosphate kinase, whose amino-acid sequence MSDELSYILITPHSIRKSRTGGIISRAISRSGLDLVGGRMFAPSKELVEAYASTIITDPDPRHAETQGLIRAYVEKNFSPDSHGVPARVMLLVFRGENAVSKIRNVVGHIANERTRGETIRDTYGDYVLDPDGHVAYFEPAALAPPDAISAERNLKLWAKYSDSDGGVLEKAISYPPGSNVQKTLVLIKPDNFRFPNARPGGVIDLFSRSGLSIIAFKVHRMSVDQAERFYEPVLDILQEISRLPVANRSVLALEQELGFSIPSEVKATLGNLLGPISGRIHWESLVKFMSGRRPSECSESEKIQPGSEKCVAVVYQGIDAVRKIRDILGPTDPSKAPTGSIRREFGESIMVNAAHASDSPDNAKREMAIVRVTENNLKPLVENHYGSL is encoded by the coding sequence ATGTCCGACGAACTTTCCTACATCCTCATCACGCCGCATTCGATCCGCAAATCGCGCACGGGCGGCATCATTTCCCGGGCCATTTCCCGAAGCGGACTCGATCTCGTGGGAGGCCGGATGTTCGCCCCATCGAAGGAGCTCGTCGAAGCCTACGCCTCGACCATCATCACCGATCCCGACCCGCGCCACGCCGAGACTCAGGGCTTGATCCGGGCGTATGTGGAGAAGAATTTTTCACCCGACTCCCATGGCGTTCCGGCTCGCGTCATGCTGCTGGTTTTCCGTGGGGAAAATGCCGTCTCCAAGATTCGCAACGTCGTCGGTCACATCGCCAACGAGCGCACTCGCGGCGAGACGATCCGAGACACTTACGGCGATTACGTCCTCGATCCCGATGGCCACGTCGCCTACTTCGAGCCCGCCGCCTTGGCTCCGCCCGATGCTATTTCCGCTGAGCGAAACTTGAAGCTCTGGGCCAAGTATTCCGACTCCGATGGCGGTGTTCTGGAGAAGGCGATTTCCTATCCGCCGGGCAGCAACGTCCAGAAGACGCTCGTTCTCATCAAGCCGGATAATTTCCGGTTCCCCAACGCCCGACCTGGCGGCGTGATCGATCTATTTTCGCGATCGGGATTGTCCATCATTGCGTTCAAAGTCCACCGCATGAGCGTCGATCAGGCCGAGCGTTTCTACGAGCCGGTCCTCGATATTTTGCAGGAAATCAGCCGCCTGCCCGTCGCCAACCGCTCCGTGCTCGCCCTCGAACAGGAACTGGGATTCTCCATTCCATCGGAAGTCAAAGCCACCCTCGGCAACCTCCTCGGCCCGATCTCCGGCCGCATTCATTGGGAGAGCCTGGTCAAATTCATGTCCGGTCGCCGGCCCAGCGAATGCAGTGAGTCGGAGAAAATTCAACCCGGCAGCGAGAAATGCGTCGCCGTGGTTTATCAAGGCATCGATGCCGTGCGGAAAATCCGCGACATCCTCGGGCCGACCGACCCGTCGAAGGCGCCCACTGGCTCCATTCGCCGCGAGTTTGGCGAGAGCATCATGGTCAACGCCGCGCACGCCTCCGACTCGCCCGACAACGCCAAGCGCGAGATGGCCATCGTCCGCGTGACGGAAAATAATCTGAAACCATTGGTTGAAAACCATTACGGGAGTCTGTAA
- the lptB gene encoding LPS export ABC transporter ATP-binding protein: MSAPLLQTDKLLKIYGGRSVVNGVDVNVRAGEVVGLLGPNGAGKTTSFYMIVGLVKPDGGQVIFEGENVTKLPMHRRARMGMGYLPQEESIFRKMTVEENIVAILETTDLSRKQRKARCEELLSQFGIEHIAKNTALTLSGGEKRRLTIARSLVTSPKLLMLDEPFSGVDPIAVSEVQQIIASLRTSGLGILITDHNVRETLGIVDRAYLLFEGKVVREGDKDFLINDPVSRKLYLGEGFQM, encoded by the coding sequence ATGTCAGCGCCACTCCTGCAAACCGACAAACTTCTGAAAATCTACGGCGGCCGATCCGTCGTCAATGGGGTCGATGTGAATGTTCGCGCCGGCGAAGTCGTCGGACTGCTCGGCCCAAATGGAGCGGGAAAAACCACCAGTTTCTACATGATCGTCGGTCTTGTGAAACCCGACGGCGGCCAAGTCATTTTCGAGGGCGAGAATGTGACCAAACTCCCGATGCATCGCCGCGCGCGCATGGGCATGGGGTATCTGCCGCAGGAGGAATCCATTTTTCGCAAAATGACGGTGGAGGAAAACATCGTCGCCATTCTCGAAACGACCGATCTCAGCCGCAAACAACGCAAGGCCCGCTGCGAGGAATTGCTTTCGCAATTTGGCATCGAGCACATCGCGAAAAACACCGCGCTCACCCTTTCCGGCGGTGAAAAACGCCGACTGACCATTGCGCGTTCGCTGGTGACGAGTCCGAAGCTGCTCATGCTCGACGAGCCGTTCAGCGGCGTCGATCCGATCGCGGTTTCCGAGGTGCAGCAGATCATCGCCAGCCTGCGCACGAGCGGCCTGGGCATTCTCATCACCGACCACAACGTCCGTGAAACCCTCGGCATCGTGGACCGCGCCTACCTGCTCTTCGAAGGCAAAGTCGTCAGGGAAGGGGACAAGGACTTCCTCATCAACGACCCGGTCAGCCGCAAGCTCTATCTGGGCGAAGGTTTCCAGATGTAA
- a CDS encoding LptA/OstA family protein: MVRKFLFLTLFCTAACHLPAQDKSLNLFGDDKAKGPTIVTASTEATFDNQNHVAVFVGNVQVQDPQFSMTCDKLTVQLNKEEGGMKQANADGNVNIVSIQKDKNGGPDQKSTGKGEHAIYTTIDGRIVLTGSPQIQQGGNTHISTDPRTKMTIFKDGRLQTDGPSRTTIMPSDDDKKPK, encoded by the coding sequence ATGGTCCGTAAATTCCTTTTCCTCACTCTTTTTTGCACCGCCGCCTGCCACCTGCCCGCACAGGACAAATCCCTGAATCTCTTCGGTGATGACAAGGCCAAGGGCCCGACCATCGTTACCGCCTCGACTGAGGCCACGTTCGACAACCAGAACCACGTGGCCGTCTTTGTCGGCAATGTTCAGGTGCAGGACCCGCAGTTCAGCATGACCTGCGACAAGCTCACGGTGCAGCTCAACAAGGAGGAAGGCGGCATGAAGCAGGCCAACGCCGACGGCAACGTCAACATCGTTTCCATCCAGAAAGATAAGAATGGAGGTCCGGATCAAAAATCCACCGGCAAAGGCGAGCACGCCATTTACACCACCATCGACGGTCGCATCGTTCTCACCGGCAGCCCGCAGATTCAGCAGGGCGGCAACACACACATTTCCACCGATCCACGGACGAAGATGACGATTTTCAAGGATGGCCGCCTGCAGACCGACGGGCCGAGCCGGACCACGATCATGCCGTCCGACGACGACAAAAAGCCGAAGTAA
- the lptC gene encoding LPS export ABC transporter periplasmic protein LptC: protein MRRCLKFGVLALGLITMQLAPAETPATSPKPAKSEKSDKADKADKAAQLDNQAGKINIAVPLNQPVKGLHLPFYDFMGRLKMQFDAETANRTTDNVVEMKALKVETFDDKGQRDMLVHFPTATYDLSSSVIKSDDSVEVRRNDFVLTGVGMEFDSKKRAGRVLSKIRMEIFNRSAETSEPSPTPTPNGP, encoded by the coding sequence ATGCGGCGCTGTCTTAAGTTTGGCGTTCTGGCGCTCGGCCTGATTACGATGCAACTCGCCCCTGCGGAAACTCCGGCGACCTCACCCAAGCCGGCCAAATCCGAAAAATCCGATAAAGCCGATAAAGCCGACAAGGCTGCGCAACTCGACAACCAGGCGGGCAAGATCAATATCGCAGTGCCGCTGAACCAGCCAGTGAAGGGTCTGCACCTGCCGTTCTACGATTTTATGGGACGGCTGAAGATGCAGTTTGACGCCGAGACGGCCAATCGCACCACGGACAATGTGGTCGAGATGAAAGCATTGAAAGTCGAGACCTTCGACGACAAGGGCCAGCGCGACATGCTGGTGCATTTCCCGACGGCGACTTACGACCTGTCCAGCAGCGTGATCAAATCCGACGACAGCGTGGAAGTCCGCCGCAACGATTTCGTGCTGACTGGCGTCGGCATGGAGTTTGACAGCAAAAAACGCGCTGGCCGCGTTTTGAGCAAGATCCGCATGGAAATTTTCAATCGATCAGCCGAGACTTCGGAGCCTTCACCCACACCCACACCCAATGGTCCGTAA
- the kdsA gene encoding 3-deoxy-8-phosphooctulonate synthase: protein MRPCQIGSLTLGDSTPLFILGPCVIESEVFLRRMARQIAEICGELGASYILKASYDKANRTSGSSYRGIDIQEGCSLLADLGREYGVPVTTDIHSPEEAEIAAEFIDLLQIPAFLCRQTDLIVAAAQTGRAVNVKKGQFLAPWDVRNIGDKLQAHECTEFFFTERGTTFGYNNLVADMRALYWIREQGYPVVFDATHSVQRPGGGGDKTSGDGILAPVLARAAMAAGCDGIFMETHENPAQALSDGPNQVPLADLSGVLRTLLKIHAALS, encoded by the coding sequence ATGCGTCCCTGCCAAATCGGTTCACTCACCCTCGGCGACTCCACTCCGCTTTTCATCCTCGGACCGTGCGTCATCGAGTCGGAGGTTTTTCTTCGGCGCATGGCTCGTCAAATCGCCGAAATCTGCGGCGAACTGGGCGCGAGTTACATTCTGAAGGCGAGCTACGACAAGGCCAACCGCACCTCCGGCTCCTCGTATCGCGGGATCGACATTCAAGAGGGTTGCAGCCTGCTCGCCGACCTCGGCCGTGAATACGGCGTGCCAGTGACGACCGACATTCACTCGCCCGAGGAGGCGGAGATCGCAGCGGAATTTATCGACCTGCTGCAGATTCCGGCGTTTCTCTGCCGCCAGACCGATTTGATCGTGGCCGCTGCGCAAACCGGACGCGCCGTGAATGTGAAAAAAGGCCAGTTTCTCGCTCCGTGGGATGTTCGGAATATCGGCGACAAGTTGCAGGCGCATGAGTGCACGGAGTTCTTCTTCACCGAGCGCGGCACGACCTTTGGCTACAACAATCTCGTCGCCGACATGCGTGCGCTTTACTGGATTCGCGAACAAGGTTACCCAGTCGTCTTCGATGCCACTCACAGCGTGCAGCGTCCCGGTGGTGGTGGCGACAAAACCAGCGGCGACGGCATTCTGGCTCCGGTTCTGGCTCGCGCCGCAATGGCCGCTGGCTGCGATGGCATTTTCATGGAGACGCACGAAAACCCGGCGCAAGCGCTCTCCGACGGACCCAATCAAGTGCCGCTGGCCGATCTCTCGGGCGTCCTTCGCACCCTGCTCAAAATCCATGCGGCGCTGTCTTAA
- a CDS encoding DUF1844 domain-containing protein, whose protein sequence is MAEIQKSSNMGEMTQRFIEFVMMQSQHAALFLGQIPNPQTGEATVNLEAARMFIDQLEMVREKTRGNLTSDEEKIINNALSNLQLAFLEVSRGGFGQGEEEIAEEPKIESTPVISTDTTISSNDKKRFSKSYGS, encoded by the coding sequence ATGGCCGAAATCCAAAAATCCTCCAACATGGGCGAAATGACCCAGCGCTTCATCGAATTTGTCATGATGCAGTCGCAGCACGCGGCGTTGTTTCTCGGGCAAATCCCGAATCCGCAAACGGGCGAGGCGACCGTGAACCTCGAAGCCGCCAGGATGTTCATCGACCAGCTGGAAATGGTTCGCGAAAAAACCCGTGGAAACCTGACTTCGGACGAAGAAAAGATCATCAACAACGCTCTGAGCAATCTGCAACTCGCCTTTCTCGAAGTCTCGCGCGGCGGGTTCGGTCAGGGTGAAGAGGAAATTGCCGAGGAGCCAAAAATCGAATCGACGCCAGTCATCAGCACCGATACGACTATTTCCTCCAATGACAAAAAGCGCTTCAGCAAAAGCTACGGCTCGTAA
- a CDS encoding pitrilysin family protein, with product MKNLLLFFALMFSISEMSTVSPAAPLTIPGRNVQKWVLQNGLTIIVEEDHSSPVASVQAWCNTGSIHEDKLLGAGMSHILEHMLFKGTKTRPPGKIANEVQDEGGYINAYTSFDRTVYWIEVPKAGVTKALDILADVSVNATLPEAEYTKEQEVIRREFAMGYDNPDRMTSLLLFDTAYQVHPYAYPVIGHMSVYNTLTREDVMRYYKARYVPNNLTFVVVGDVDASQIHTQLESFYADYPRAALPPVYIPAEPPQLGKREVHQEFPTELSRVMLAWHVPGLDHPDIPALDVLATIMGDGRTARLYRELREKKGLVFSISSSVYSPAYPGLLIASAATEPGKRVEATKAVEAMFAEVAKNGITQVELDRAKKIFLASTIGGLTTTKGRASDLGSSWLVARNLDFSRQYVEAINRVTADQVRAVAQKYLTETNETVVSLNPPGSLAVASTVDTAPKAKPIQKFTLSNGLRLLVREDSRLPLVSATAVFKAGLLVETPQTAGLSRLFASVLTKGTTNRTAEQIANEIESVGGSISSDAGNNSFAVNVEATKADLTLIVDLLSDVLKNPSFPEPIISREKESLLAAQKAEKEQINAVARDLLRSTLFPSHPYGIPASGTPESVTAENRKSLLDYHDQYCVGENGVIAIFGDVKAEEVRRLIEMQLASLPKGEPALVNPPKPAPLAAETSVEKNEKRAQAILMIGYPSVDLYSPDKPVLDLIDEASSDLGSRFFVTIRDNLGLAYSVGTSQLTGLAPGVFTFYLGTDPLKVEKVRTAMLEEIGKLANDGLTETELNRAKKKLLGQQEIQNQSNDSLAYSCALNELYNLGYDYYLGTEARINAVTLDDTKRVAQKYFLGKPRVIATVQPKN from the coding sequence ATGAAAAACCTTCTCCTTTTCTTCGCGCTCATGTTTTCCATCTCCGAAATGTCCACCGTCAGTCCCGCCGCACCGCTCACCATCCCGGGGCGCAACGTCCAAAAATGGGTCCTGCAAAACGGCCTCACCATCATCGTCGAGGAGGATCACAGTTCGCCCGTGGCCAGCGTGCAGGCCTGGTGCAACACCGGGAGCATTCACGAGGACAAACTGCTCGGTGCGGGCATGTCGCACATTTTGGAGCACATGCTTTTTAAGGGAACGAAGACGCGTCCGCCGGGTAAAATCGCCAACGAAGTCCAGGACGAGGGCGGTTACATTAATGCCTACACGTCGTTCGACCGCACGGTGTATTGGATCGAAGTTCCGAAGGCGGGCGTGACGAAGGCGCTCGATATTTTGGCCGATGTCTCGGTGAATGCGACCTTGCCCGAGGCGGAATACACCAAGGAGCAGGAGGTGATCCGCCGGGAATTTGCCATGGGCTACGACAATCCGGATCGGATGACGAGCCTGCTGCTCTTCGACACGGCGTATCAGGTGCATCCCTACGCCTATCCCGTGATCGGCCACATGAGCGTCTATAACACGCTCACTCGCGAGGACGTGATGCGTTATTACAAGGCTCGCTACGTGCCGAATAATCTGACTTTCGTCGTCGTCGGCGATGTCGATGCGAGTCAGATACACACGCAACTCGAGTCGTTTTACGCCGACTATCCACGCGCAGCGCTGCCGCCGGTTTACATTCCCGCCGAGCCGCCGCAACTCGGCAAACGTGAGGTTCACCAAGAGTTTCCGACCGAACTCAGCCGGGTCATGCTCGCCTGGCACGTGCCCGGTTTGGATCATCCCGACATTCCTGCGCTCGACGTGCTTGCGACGATCATGGGCGACGGACGCACCGCGCGGCTTTACCGGGAATTGCGCGAGAAAAAAGGGCTCGTCTTCTCCATTTCCAGTTCGGTCTATTCGCCAGCGTATCCGGGTTTGCTGATCGCATCCGCCGCGACGGAACCGGGCAAACGCGTCGAGGCAACGAAGGCTGTCGAGGCGATGTTCGCCGAGGTTGCGAAAAACGGCATCACCCAGGTCGAGCTCGACCGCGCCAAGAAAATATTCCTCGCCAGCACGATCGGGGGGCTGACCACGACCAAGGGCCGGGCCAGTGATTTGGGTTCGAGCTGGCTCGTGGCGAGAAATCTGGATTTCTCCCGTCAATACGTCGAGGCGATCAATCGCGTCACTGCCGATCAAGTGCGCGCCGTCGCCCAGAAATATCTCACCGAAACGAATGAAACCGTCGTCTCGCTCAATCCGCCGGGGAGTCTGGCGGTCGCGAGCACCGTCGATACCGCGCCGAAAGCGAAGCCGATCCAGAAGTTCACGCTCTCCAATGGATTGCGACTGCTCGTTCGCGAGGACAGCCGACTTCCATTGGTATCAGCGACGGCAGTTTTCAAGGCCGGATTGTTAGTCGAAACACCGCAAACCGCAGGACTTAGCCGACTTTTTGCCAGCGTGCTGACCAAGGGCACGACGAACCGCACCGCCGAGCAAATCGCCAACGAAATCGAGTCTGTCGGCGGCAGCATTTCCAGCGATGCGGGGAATAATTCCTTCGCCGTCAATGTCGAGGCGACGAAGGCCGATCTGACCTTGATCGTCGATTTGCTTTCCGACGTGTTGAAGAACCCGTCGTTCCCGGAGCCGATCATCTCGCGTGAAAAAGAATCGCTGCTCGCCGCGCAAAAAGCGGAGAAGGAGCAAATCAACGCCGTCGCCCGCGACCTGCTGCGCTCGACGTTGTTTCCGAGCCACCCCTACGGCATTCCCGCGAGCGGCACCCCGGAAAGCGTCACGGCGGAAAATCGAAAGAGCCTGTTGGATTATCACGACCAGTATTGCGTCGGAGAAAATGGAGTCATCGCCATCTTCGGCGACGTAAAAGCGGAGGAAGTGCGCCGCCTAATTGAAATGCAACTCGCCTCGTTGCCGAAGGGCGAACCAGCGCTGGTGAATCCACCCAAACCCGCGCCGCTGGCCGCCGAAACGTCGGTCGAGAAGAACGAAAAACGCGCTCAGGCCATTCTCATGATCGGCTATCCGTCGGTCGATCTTTACAGCCCTGACAAACCGGTGCTCGACCTCATCGACGAGGCCAGCAGCGATCTCGGCTCACGTTTTTTTGTGACCATCCGCGACAACCTCGGTCTCGCCTATTCCGTGGGCACCAGCCAGCTCACCGGCCTCGCCCCTGGGGTGTTTACCTTCTATCTCGGCACCGATCCGCTGAAGGTGGAAAAAGTGCGAACCGCGATGCTGGAAGAGATCGGCAAACTGGCGAACGACGGCCTCACTGAAACGGAGCTCAACCGCGCAAAAAAGAAATTGCTCGGGCAGCAGGAAATCCAGAATCAGAGCAACGATTCGCTCGCCTACAGTTGCGCCTTGAACGAACTCTACAACCTCGGCTACGACTATTACCTCGGCACTGAGGCACGCATCAACGCCGTGACTTTGGACGACACCAAGCGCGTCGCGCAAAAATATTTCCTGGGCAAACCCCGCGTCATTGCCACCGTGCAACCTAAAAACTAA
- a CDS encoding Minf_1886 family protein, whose product MPKNGLFQALDELLEHDSRYDREAYVFLKEALEFTVKQKRKARTNAVSHVTPAELIDGVRLYALREFGPMVPTVLEYWGIKTCGDVGEMVFNLIHAGVFGKNATDSIEDFQNGFDFHVAFVEPFLPSAKRSSESASPDRPVA is encoded by the coding sequence ATGCCTAAAAACGGACTCTTCCAAGCTCTCGACGAACTCCTCGAACACGACTCCCGCTACGACCGCGAAGCTTATGTTTTCCTGAAGGAAGCACTCGAATTTACGGTGAAACAAAAGCGCAAGGCCCGCACCAACGCGGTCTCGCATGTGACTCCCGCCGAGCTGATCGACGGCGTTCGGCTCTATGCGTTGCGCGAGTTTGGCCCGATGGTGCCGACCGTGCTGGAGTATTGGGGCATCAAAACTTGCGGGGATGTGGGCGAGATGGTTTTCAACCTCATCCACGCCGGCGTTTTCGGAAAAAATGCGACGGACTCGATCGAGGATTTCCAAAACGGATTCGACTTCCATGTGGCTTTCGTTGAGCCGTTTTTGCCATCGGCGAAACGCTCCTCGGAATCGGCCAGCCCGGATCGTCCCGTCGCATGA
- a CDS encoding isoprenyl transferase: MSLPNPRIPRHVAVIMDGNGRWAKERGLPRVEGHRKGAETVQRVIDGCIETGVEFLTLYAFSIENWKRPQLEVSALMRLLIEFLRSRHQEMLDKNIRLRVIGRLSDLPLKTFAQVEKSINATAQNTGLTLILALSYGSRTEILEAVNKLIAQAPKAPVTEEQFSRALYTADYPDPDLLIRTSGEMRLSNFLLWQMSYAEIYVTKKLWPEFSREDFLDAMRDFAQRERRYGGI, translated from the coding sequence ATGAGCCTGCCAAACCCACGCATTCCCCGTCACGTCGCCGTCATCATGGACGGCAACGGCCGCTGGGCCAAGGAACGCGGGTTGCCGCGAGTCGAAGGTCATCGCAAGGGTGCGGAGACCGTCCAGCGCGTGATCGACGGCTGCATTGAGACCGGAGTCGAATTCCTCACGCTCTACGCTTTTTCCATCGAAAACTGGAAGCGTCCCCAACTCGAAGTCAGCGCGCTGATGCGGCTCCTGATCGAGTTTCTCCGCTCGCGGCACCAGGAAATGCTCGATAAAAACATCCGTCTCCGCGTGATTGGCCGACTCTCCGATTTGCCATTGAAGACGTTTGCCCAAGTCGAGAAATCCATCAACGCCACCGCGCAGAACACCGGGCTCACGCTCATTCTTGCCCTCAGCTACGGCTCGCGCACCGAGATCCTCGAGGCGGTGAACAAACTCATCGCGCAGGCTCCGAAAGCACCTGTCACCGAGGAGCAATTCAGCCGCGCGCTTTACACCGCCGACTACCCGGACCCCGACCTGCTCATACGGACTTCGGGTGAAATGCGGCTCTCCAATTTCCTCCTTTGGCAAATGAGTTACGCCGAGATTTACGTCACGAAAAAGCTCTGGCCCGAATTTTCTCGTGAAGATTTTCTCGACGCCATGCGGGATTTTGCGCAAAGAGAGAGGCGCTATGGTGGAATTTAG